From the genome of Homalodisca vitripennis isolate AUS2020 chromosome 8, UT_GWSS_2.1, whole genome shotgun sequence, one region includes:
- the LOC124368340 gene encoding uncharacterized protein LOC124368340, which produces MVRRTPGLMKRVVIAVNHLKSREGVSRSAIDLFMNQRYRVNELDSNEGVEMALTEGFIEIKNDRFFLKSSGLPAGPVAVPPAVSVRRKRKRSPGKRGKSRGKRHGLRGRKGAQKNNRSCTSEETQKAVQEDGRRAPRGRRRGRGRKRRASRRRHGRRREMGTITSGVEEDDGTSIR; this is translated from the coding sequence ATGGTCAGGCGGACGCCAGGGTTGATGAAGCGTGTGGTGATCGCAGTGAACCACCTCAAAAGCCGCGAAGGAGTCAGCAGATCCGCCATCGATCTATTCATGAATCAAAGGTATAGGGTGAATGAATTGGATAGTAACGAGGGTGTGGAAATGGCGTTAACCGAGGGTTTCATAGAGATCAAGAATGACCGCTTCTTCCTGAAGTCCTCTGGTTTGCCGGCGGGTCCAGTAGCAGTACCCCCAGCAGTGAGCGTCCGCAGGAAGAGAAAGAGATCTCCCGGTAAAAGGGGTAAATCCCGAGGGAAGCGCCACGGATTGAGGGGGAGGAAGGGGGCACAGAAGAACAACAGGAGTTGTACGTCCGAGGAAACCCAAAAGGCCGTACAGGAGGATGGGCGCAGGGCCCCAAGAGGAAGGAGAAGAGGAAGGGGAAGGAAAAGGAGGGCGAGTAGGAGGAGACATGGGCGCCGAAGAGAGATGGGGACGATAACAAGCGGCGTCGAAGAGGATGATGGTACCTCAATCAGATAG
- the LOC124367169 gene encoding uncharacterized protein LOC124367169, which produces MSRRSILISHMGSSLRSEPELEDRGSASTHSYDLLTPLSPRDRSFDTVSEASGEHSVVSHPFSEEAPRFGESVAVGQFSSIHQEVMASLREQTRGDSCCSTCSSCDTCSTDTWEALGIDEGRIMRATPQPLPALVERQIVEKLGEVVLERREKRERSLHSPGEESHTPRPRSRPRTAPDNMSGLWNMLATYDDFFVTPPGFNLYQQDKPHWLDQEPIPWEVREKARRKCVKWLNNYHN; this is translated from the exons ATGTCACGACGTAGCATCCTCATCTCCCACATGGGGAGCTCTCTCCGCAGCGAGCCAGAATTGGAGGATCGAGGCAGCGCCTCCACCCACAGCTACGACCTCCTCACCCCTCTGTCCCCCAGAGACCGCAGCTTCGACACCGTCAGTGAAGCTAGTGGAGAGCACTCCGTAGTCTCCCACCCTTTCTCCGAAGAAGCTCCAAG GTTTGGAGAGTCAGTTGCTGTAGGACAGTTCTCGTCCATACACCAAGAGGTCATGGCCAGTCTCAGGGAGCAGACTAGGGGAGACTCCTGCTGCTCTACCTGTTCCTCCTGTGACACATGCAGTACTGACACATGG GAGGCCCTGGGTATAGACGAAGGACGTATTATGAGAGCGACGCCACAGCCGCTGCCGGCTCTAGTGGAGCGCCAAATCGTAGAGAAGTTGGGGGAGGTGGTTTTGGAACGGAGAGAGAAACGGGAGCGTTCTTTGCACAGCCCCGGCGAGGAGTCTCACACTCCCCGCCCCCGCTCACGCCCGCGCACCGCCCCCGACAACATGTCCGGCCTGTGGAACATGCTGGCCACATACGATGACTTTTTCGTCACCCCGCCAGG GTTCAACCTGTACCAGCAGGACAAGCCTCATTGGCTGGACCAGGAACCGATCCCGTGGGAAGTGCGGGAGAAGGCCAGGAGGAAATGTGTCAAGTGGCTGAACAACTACCACAACTAG
- the LOC124368341 gene encoding vicilin-like seed storage protein At2g18540, giving the protein MEEEEKKKKKNEERREKERREEEDRNEEEERTGRMRRRKEKEKEDREEERRKKVEERRKEKEKKRKERKKR; this is encoded by the exons atggaggag gaagagaagaagaagaagaagaacgaagaaagaagagagaaagaaagaagagaagaagaagatagg aacgaagaagaagaaagaacAGGAAGAATGAGAAGAaggaaagagaaagaaaaagaagatagagaagaagaaagaagaaagaaggTAGAAGAAAGAAGGAAGGAGAaagagaagaaaagaaaagaaagaaagaagagatag